One window from the genome of Natrialba magadii ATCC 43099 encodes:
- a CDS encoding metallophosphoesterase family protein has protein sequence MKIGIVSDTHDNVAATERITDILDSEGVEIVIHCGDFVAPLLPPYFSEFELHGVLGNNDGDVANLQAAFDSLGGESELHGRFATLEFDGLSFAVLHGESMDEVRAIADSEAYDFVCYGHHHTRDRSEHGRTTLVNPGAQFPTTPADHQTIALVDTRTESVQFRSVLE, from the coding sequence ATGAAGATCGGAATCGTCTCCGACACTCACGACAACGTCGCGGCAACCGAGCGAATCACCGACATTCTCGACTCCGAAGGCGTCGAAATCGTTATTCACTGCGGCGACTTCGTCGCGCCGCTGCTCCCACCGTACTTCTCGGAGTTCGAACTGCACGGGGTTCTTGGGAACAACGACGGCGACGTTGCCAACCTGCAGGCAGCCTTCGACTCGCTCGGTGGTGAAAGCGAACTCCACGGTCGGTTCGCCACACTCGAGTTCGACGGGCTTTCCTTCGCCGTCCTGCACGGGGAGTCGATGGACGAAGTGCGAGCAATCGCTGACTCCGAGGCGTACGACTTCGTCTGCTACGGCCACCACCACACCCGCGACCGATCGGAACATGGCCGCACGACGCTGGTGAACCCCGGCGCGCAGTTCCCGACGACGCCCGCTGACCATCAGACGATTGCACTCGTGGACACGCGCACGGAGTCCGTTCAGTTTCGGTCGGTACTCGAGTAA
- a CDS encoding alanine dehydrogenase yields MQTLLLDSDDVEANAQMGAVIGAVEQAFGAFERGNTQMPAKSYIDLPQYNGDFRSMPAYLEVRESDASSSQSGSQRDSDAAGDWDAAGIKWVNVHPDNPESHDLPTVLGTMIYSDPETASPLAIMDGTALTMKRTGAAAAVATDYLAVEDATSLGLVGAGVQSYTQLDAISEIRPIEEVVVSDLDDERTQRFIDAYDDEFDVRAGSISEAGHCDVLSTVTPVRNPVVTPDDVGEHTHINAIGADAEGKHELADELLEAATIVIDDHEQCTHSGEINVPYNEGTLTDADIYGEIGELVVGAKAGRTGETGGDDESGVTGVSVFDSTGLAIQDVAAARIVYENARDHDNGTPFGLIDTEVQ; encoded by the coding sequence ATGCAGACACTGCTTTTAGACAGCGACGACGTCGAGGCGAACGCCCAGATGGGTGCCGTCATTGGGGCGGTCGAACAGGCTTTCGGTGCGTTCGAGCGCGGCAATACACAGATGCCAGCCAAGTCCTACATCGACCTCCCACAGTACAACGGCGACTTCCGATCGATGCCGGCCTACCTCGAGGTGCGAGAAAGCGACGCCTCCTCGAGTCAGTCGGGATCACAGCGCGATTCCGACGCCGCCGGTGACTGGGACGCAGCAGGCATCAAGTGGGTCAACGTCCACCCAGACAATCCGGAAAGCCACGACCTGCCAACTGTGCTGGGGACGATGATTTATTCCGATCCCGAAACGGCCTCTCCCCTCGCGATCATGGACGGGACGGCGCTCACGATGAAACGAACCGGAGCCGCGGCCGCCGTTGCGACCGACTACCTCGCTGTCGAGGATGCGACGAGTCTCGGCCTCGTCGGCGCTGGCGTTCAGTCCTACACCCAACTCGACGCGATCAGCGAGATTCGGCCCATCGAGGAGGTCGTCGTCTCGGATCTCGACGACGAGCGCACCCAGCGGTTCATCGACGCCTACGACGACGAGTTCGACGTCCGCGCCGGCTCGATCTCGGAGGCTGGCCACTGCGACGTGCTCTCGACGGTGACGCCTGTCCGCAACCCCGTCGTCACGCCCGACGATGTCGGCGAGCACACGCACATCAACGCCATCGGTGCCGACGCAGAAGGCAAGCACGAACTCGCCGACGAACTCTTAGAGGCGGCGACCATCGTCATCGACGACCACGAGCAGTGTACCCACTCGGGTGAGATCAACGTCCCGTACAACGAGGGAACGCTGACCGATGCAGACATCTACGGCGAGATCGGCGAACTCGTCGTCGGCGCAAAAGCGGGTCGGACTGGCGAGACAGGTGGAGACGATGAGTCGGGCGTGACCGGCGTCTCCGTCTTCGATTCCACTGGCCTCGCAATCCAGGACGTCGCCGCCGCCCGCATCGTCTACGAGAACGCCCGCGATCACGACAACGGCACTCCGTTCGGGCTGATCGATACTGAGGTCCAGTAA
- the thsA gene encoding thermosome subunit alpha gives MGNQPLIVLSEDSQRTSGKDAQSMNVQAGKAVAESVRTTLGPKGMDKMLVDSSGNVIVTNDGVTLLSEMEIDHPAADMIVEVAETQEDEVGDGTTSAVVVSGELLSQAEDLLEQDIHATTLAQGYRQAAEEATNALEEIAIEVDEDDDEILHQIAATAMTGKGAESARDLLSELVVDAVQAVADEDSIDTDNIKVEKVVGGSIENSELVEGVIVDKERVSDNMPYFAEDANVAIIDGDLEIKETEIDAEVNVTDPEQLEQFLEQEEAQLREMAEAVADAGADVVFVDGGIDDMAQHYLAQEGIIAVRRVKSSDQSQLARATGATPVSSVDDLTEDDLGFAGSVAQKDIAGDQRIFVEDVDDAKAVTLILRGGTEHVIDEVDRAIEDSLGVVRTTLQDGKVLAGGGAPEVELSLALRDYADSVGGREQLAVEAFADALEVIPRTLAENAGLDPIDSLVELRADHDGGNEAAGLDAFTGDTIDMAEEGVYEPLRVKTQAIESATEAAVMLLRIDDVIAAGDLAVADDDEGEDMPPGGGGMGGMGGMGGGMGGMM, from the coding sequence ATGGGCAACCAGCCCCTTATCGTTCTCTCGGAGGACAGCCAGCGAACCTCCGGGAAAGACGCGCAGTCGATGAACGTACAGGCCGGCAAGGCAGTCGCCGAGTCCGTTCGGACGACCCTCGGCCCGAAGGGGATGGACAAGATGCTTGTCGACTCCTCGGGCAACGTCATCGTTACGAACGACGGGGTCACACTCCTCTCGGAGATGGAGATCGACCACCCGGCGGCCGACATGATCGTCGAAGTCGCCGAAACCCAGGAGGACGAGGTCGGCGACGGCACCACGAGCGCCGTCGTCGTCTCTGGTGAACTCCTGAGCCAGGCCGAGGATCTCCTCGAGCAGGACATCCACGCAACCACGCTCGCACAGGGATACCGCCAGGCCGCCGAGGAAGCCACGAACGCACTCGAGGAGATCGCGATCGAGGTCGACGAGGACGACGACGAGATCCTCCACCAGATCGCCGCCACCGCGATGACCGGCAAGGGCGCAGAGAGCGCACGCGACCTCCTCTCGGAGCTCGTTGTCGACGCCGTCCAGGCCGTCGCTGACGAGGACAGCATCGACACGGACAACATCAAGGTCGAGAAGGTCGTCGGCGGCTCGATCGAGAACTCCGAGCTCGTCGAAGGCGTCATCGTCGACAAGGAGCGTGTCTCGGACAACATGCCGTACTTCGCCGAGGACGCAAACGTCGCGATCATCGACGGCGACCTCGAGATCAAGGAGACCGAGATCGACGCCGAGGTCAACGTCACCGACCCAGAGCAGCTCGAGCAGTTCTTAGAGCAGGAAGAGGCACAGCTGCGCGAGATGGCCGAAGCAGTTGCTGACGCCGGCGCTGACGTCGTCTTCGTCGACGGCGGTATCGACGACATGGCCCAGCACTACCTCGCACAGGAGGGCATCATCGCCGTCCGTCGCGTCAAGTCCAGCGACCAGTCTCAGCTGGCCCGCGCGACCGGCGCAACGCCCGTCTCCTCGGTCGACGACCTCACCGAGGACGACCTCGGCTTCGCCGGCAGCGTCGCCCAGAAGGACATCGCAGGCGACCAGCGCATCTTTGTCGAGGACGTCGACGACGCGAAGGCCGTCACCCTCATCCTCCGCGGTGGCACCGAGCACGTCATCGACGAAGTCGACCGCGCAATCGAGGACTCGCTGGGTGTCGTTCGGACGACGCTTCAGGACGGCAAGGTGCTCGCCGGCGGCGGCGCACCGGAAGTCGAGCTCTCGCTCGCGCTGCGTGACTACGCTGACTCCGTCGGTGGCCGCGAACAGCTCGCCGTCGAGGCGTTCGCAGACGCACTCGAGGTCATCCCGCGCACGCTGGCCGAGAACGCGGGTCTCGATCCAATCGACTCGCTCGTTGAGCTTCGCGCAGACCACGACGGCGGCAACGAGGCCGCTGGCCTCGACGCGTTCACCGGCGACACGATCGACATGGCCGAGGAAGGCGTCTACGAGCCGCTGCGAGTGAAGACGCAGGCGATCGAGTCCGCAACCGAAGCCGCAGTCATGCTGCTTCGAATCGACGACGTCATCGCGGCCGGCGACCTCGCGGTTGCCGACGATGACGAGGGCGAGGACATGCCACCAGGCGGCGGTGGCATGGGCGGCATGGGCGGTATGGGTGGCGGCATGGGCGGCATGATGTAG
- a CDS encoding YqjF family protein: MTGKRTGQLRWRFTDGTAPRAPHLATMTWRHGLFANWPVDPDELRPHIPNPLRLETWDGNAWVSILPFVLTNAGVRGSPAATRTAFPELNVRTYVTHRGDPGLFFLSVDLDKPLLANAIGRLTRLPVFNADMSVSGTEDGITFSSRRSATNADLPDPNADTDDRTAWFATTYRPNGPVTTAEPGTLEYWLTERRQFYAPEDGSVLAGEIAHDPWPLQPADATILENTMFELHGLPEPTAEPVCYYCDELEMTGSIPRRVR; this comes from the coding sequence ATGACAGGCAAACGAACGGGACAGCTTCGGTGGCGGTTCACCGACGGTACCGCGCCACGAGCACCGCACCTGGCGACGATGACCTGGCGACACGGATTGTTTGCAAACTGGCCAGTCGACCCGGACGAACTCCGGCCCCACATTCCGAATCCACTACGTCTCGAAACCTGGGACGGCAACGCCTGGGTTAGCATCCTCCCGTTCGTTCTGACAAACGCCGGCGTCCGTGGCTCGCCCGCTGCAACTAGAACCGCGTTTCCAGAACTCAACGTCCGCACATACGTCACCCACCGCGGCGATCCGGGACTCTTCTTCCTCAGCGTCGACCTCGACAAACCGCTGCTCGCAAACGCCATCGGCCGCCTCACCAGACTGCCCGTCTTCAACGCCGACATGTCCGTCAGCGGCACCGAGGACGGAATCACCTTCTCGAGTCGCCGATCGGCGACGAACGCCGATCTCCCCGACCCGAATGCGGATACCGACGACAGGACTGCCTGGTTCGCCACAACCTATCGTCCGAACGGGCCAGTCACCACGGCAGAACCGGGGACACTCGAGTACTGGCTGACTGAACGCCGTCAATTCTACGCACCGGAGGATGGGAGTGTGCTCGCGGGGGAGATTGCACACGACCCGTGGCCGTTGCAGCCAGCGGATGCGACGATTCTCGAGAATACGATGTTCGAACTGCACGGGTTGCCGGAGCCGACTGCCGAGCCGGTCTGTTACTACTGTGACGAACTCGAGATGACGGGGTCGATTCCGCGGCGTGTGCGGTAG
- a CDS encoding IS1595-like element ISNma3 family transposase: MIPLDVFGSESVAADLLEQVRWRNGVTCPRCRSDLTVKNGSYGHFQRYLCKNCDRTFNDKTGTIFAHSKIALGKWLFSIYAFLRFNTSLRQLQLEIDVQYKTIYKRVERFTKALDAPSLDLVGPIEIDEVYVSAGMKGRERDRPSRSRGLSTRGRGSYEQDKPPVFTIVDRGTGNRYVIPAKSADESTVRLLLANREKEPLTVYTDGFRAYDPLAEDDAFDREYVVHGDGEYADEDVHVNTCESHGSLLRPWLSPHRGISKDKLTQYLRAFQLRRKLLRKPGRKALKHAIKATL, encoded by the coding sequence ATGATTCCGCTAGATGTGTTTGGGTCGGAATCGGTCGCAGCGGACCTGTTGGAGCAGGTTCGCTGGCGTAACGGTGTTACTTGCCCTCGCTGCCGTTCTGACCTAACGGTCAAGAACGGCAGCTATGGGCACTTTCAGCGCTATCTCTGTAAGAATTGCGACCGCACGTTCAACGATAAGACTGGCACAATCTTCGCCCATTCGAAGATCGCACTCGGAAAGTGGCTGTTCTCGATTTACGCGTTCCTCCGGTTCAACACAAGTCTGCGCCAACTTCAGCTAGAGATCGATGTTCAGTACAAAACGATCTACAAGCGCGTCGAGCGCTTCACGAAGGCGCTCGACGCGCCTTCGCTTGACCTCGTTGGTCCGATCGAAATTGACGAAGTCTACGTTTCTGCAGGGATGAAAGGCCGCGAGCGCGACCGACCGTCGCGCTCGCGTGGCCTGTCCACACGTGGACGAGGATCGTACGAGCAGGACAAACCGCCGGTGTTCACGATCGTCGATCGTGGCACCGGCAATCGGTACGTGATCCCCGCGAAATCCGCCGACGAATCGACGGTTCGGCTCCTTCTTGCAAACCGCGAGAAGGAGCCACTGACTGTCTACACCGATGGATTTCGTGCCTACGATCCGTTAGCCGAGGACGACGCATTCGACCGCGAATACGTCGTCCACGGTGACGGCGAATACGCCGACGAAGACGTTCACGTCAACACCTGCGAGAGCCACGGATCGCTGCTGCGACCGTGGCTCTCACCTCATCGAGGCATCTCAAAAGATAAGCTCACACAGTATCTCCGAGCGTTCCAACTTCGACGAAAGTTACTGCGGAAACCAGGGAGAAAAGCGCT
- a CDS encoding alpha/beta fold hydrolase, translating into MQTKQSEGAIDVTYERHGNGRPVVLLHGGMAPREYWNPVVSHLDEYAAIVPQRPGFGTCLDDPSETSADDVLNREVEYVRTLVDSVDGEPILFGHSYGALTAIESATEASVGGVVAYEPAVLPEDYRADADLADRMQTLIDTGEPREAVKRYIEQVLHPEGIDDLDAWLAEWPVWPECVQLAEEVVRMNRAVEQYQLPDRLDISVPVLVLTGTSGPNFLRESARDIHKVIPHSRLVEFDGVSHSGPAEAPKRISLEIDSFLGAHSIASQK; encoded by the coding sequence ATGCAGACGAAACAATCAGAAGGTGCTATCGACGTAACGTACGAACGCCATGGCAATGGTCGGCCGGTAGTCCTCCTTCACGGAGGAATGGCACCACGCGAATACTGGAATCCAGTCGTTTCACACCTCGACGAGTACGCCGCTATCGTTCCACAACGACCCGGATTCGGGACGTGTCTCGACGACCCGAGCGAGACCAGTGCCGACGATGTGCTGAACCGTGAGGTGGAGTATGTCCGAACCCTCGTTGATTCTGTTGACGGCGAGCCGATCCTCTTCGGGCACTCGTACGGCGCACTCACCGCGATTGAGTCCGCGACGGAAGCATCGGTTGGAGGAGTTGTCGCGTATGAGCCAGCAGTCCTCCCTGAGGACTACCGGGCCGATGCTGATCTTGCCGATCGCATGCAGACACTCATTGACACGGGAGAACCCCGGGAGGCGGTGAAGCGTTATATTGAACAGGTCCTCCATCCCGAGGGAATCGACGACCTGGATGCGTGGTTAGCGGAGTGGCCAGTCTGGCCAGAGTGCGTACAGCTCGCCGAGGAAGTCGTCAGGATGAACCGAGCCGTCGAGCAATACCAACTCCCCGACCGTCTCGACATTTCCGTTCCCGTACTCGTACTGACCGGCACCAGCGGACCCAACTTCCTCCGTGAGAGTGCCCGAGATATTCACAAGGTGATTCCCCACAGTCGTCTTGTTGAATTCGACGGTGTGAGTCACAGCGGTCCCGCTGAAGCGCCAAAACGAATCTCTTTGGAGATCGATTCGTTCTTGGGTGCTCACTCGATCGCTTCTCAGAAATAA
- a CDS encoding KH domain-containing protein encodes MQHVKIPQDRIGVLIGEGGETMREIEAEAEVRLDIDSENGSVAIETVGDPVLGLKGPEIVRAIGRGFPPEDALRLLEDDMMMFDIVDIDAASRNKNDMKRQKGRLIGEGGRTRELMEELSGASVVIYGSTLGLIGTPPEVEAARTAAEMLLDGAPHGTVYSFLEEKHNEMKHQGLQYHRYPGSGSDSGSESP; translated from the coding sequence ATGCAGCACGTGAAGATTCCGCAGGACCGGATCGGAGTTCTCATTGGTGAGGGTGGCGAGACGATGCGCGAGATCGAGGCGGAAGCCGAAGTGCGACTGGACATTGATTCGGAGAACGGTTCCGTTGCCATCGAAACGGTTGGCGACCCCGTTCTCGGGCTGAAGGGGCCCGAAATCGTTCGTGCGATCGGACGTGGGTTCCCGCCAGAAGACGCGCTTCGGTTGCTCGAAGACGACATGATGATGTTCGATATCGTCGACATCGACGCCGCCTCGCGGAACAAGAACGACATGAAGCGCCAGAAGGGCCGACTCATCGGCGAAGGCGGGCGGACCCGCGAGCTCATGGAAGAGCTCTCGGGTGCGTCGGTTGTCATCTACGGGTCGACGCTGGGACTCATTGGGACGCCGCCCGAGGTCGAGGCCGCACGAACCGCCGCAGAGATGCTTCTCGATGGGGCTCCGCACGGAACGGTCTATTCGTTCTTAGAAGAGAAGCATAACGAGATGAAACATCAGGGGCTGCAGTATCATCGGTACCCTGGCTCCGGCTCCGATTCTGGGTCAGAGTCGCCGTAG
- a CDS encoding PaaI family thioesterase — MTEDAPDITGDGGYDDIAQYLQSYIDEYQDFLSWIGTSVDDVGPGTMTMSIPYDQKLTNVRPAAAGDTDRRPDIHGGIAATLIDTVGGLALRTKLEDPVDASIATINLNVNYLRPATGDLTATANVIRVGGTVGVSEVTVESTTPDGETKEVATGQGSYRVFRRED, encoded by the coding sequence ATGACCGAAGACGCCCCCGACATCACCGGCGACGGCGGCTACGACGACATCGCACAGTACCTCCAGAGCTACATCGACGAGTACCAGGACTTCCTCTCGTGGATCGGCACCAGCGTCGATGACGTCGGGCCAGGGACGATGACCATGTCGATCCCCTACGACCAGAAGCTCACGAACGTCCGCCCGGCCGCCGCGGGCGACACCGACCGCCGCCCCGACATTCACGGCGGCATCGCCGCCACGTTAATCGACACCGTCGGCGGCCTCGCGCTTCGGACCAAACTCGAGGACCCGGTCGATGCCTCGATTGCGACGATCAACCTCAACGTGAACTACCTGCGTCCGGCGACAGGTGATCTGACGGCAACGGCGAACGTGATCCGTGTCGGTGGGACTGTCGGCGTTAGCGAGGTGACAGTCGAGAGTACGACGCCGGACGGCGAAACAAAGGAGGTCGCGACCGGACAGGGTTCCTACCGGGTGTTCCGACGGGAGGACTGA
- a CDS encoding helix-turn-helix domain-containing protein produces the protein MGLVAEFNIHCEALPLVEVAAAVPRATLILDIQFNHGDRPLFIATVTDGSQAVIEEALTDAFDVGEWTLIGQAGKTRRYQVSPALDFEEQLGEHIEDLSGLESLATTEAIIERIEVKTDGWRQSGWFADREAFNEFSSFWQQNAGFRLHRLTRDGESEPPGDGLSDRQHEALRTAYEMGYFDIPRKTSLDRIGKELDISASSVSERLRRAQTQFLQDTMAPTWPPLPE, from the coding sequence ATGGGGCTCGTTGCAGAGTTCAATATTCACTGTGAGGCTCTCCCACTCGTCGAGGTAGCGGCTGCAGTGCCACGAGCAACGCTCATTCTTGACATTCAGTTCAATCACGGTGACCGGCCACTGTTTATTGCTACCGTAACAGACGGTTCGCAGGCTGTCATTGAGGAGGCTTTGACCGACGCTTTCGACGTTGGTGAGTGGACACTGATTGGTCAGGCTGGCAAGACGCGACGGTATCAGGTGTCACCAGCACTCGACTTCGAGGAACAACTTGGTGAGCACATCGAGGACCTTTCTGGGCTCGAATCCCTCGCCACCACCGAAGCTATCATTGAACGTATCGAGGTGAAAACGGACGGCTGGCGACAGTCAGGCTGGTTTGCCGACCGGGAGGCGTTCAACGAGTTCTCGTCATTCTGGCAGCAAAACGCTGGGTTTCGGTTGCACCGACTCACTCGTGATGGCGAGTCTGAGCCACCCGGTGATGGCCTCTCGGACCGACAACACGAGGCACTTAGAACAGCCTACGAAATGGGTTATTTTGACATTCCACGGAAGACCTCTCTAGACAGAATCGGGAAAGAATTAGACATTTCGGCGTCTTCCGTATCGGAGCGTCTCCGTCGCGCTCAAACCCAGTTCCTACAGGATACGATGGCCCCAACGTGGCCACCACTCCCCGAGTAA